In the Myxococcus guangdongensis genome, one interval contains:
- a CDS encoding carbonic anhydrase — protein sequence MSYNRTLSVRALRGVLLSSLFVVTPALAEEAHWGYAQTVDPEHWGEVAGGAQCSTGAQQSPVALSTSESTHTNVQAPSFHYGTSLVRMVNNGHTVQFNYDVGSTLRLGHQEYKLAQFHFHTPSEHTQNGEHYPLEVHLVHTDAAGTPKVVVGVLIEEGLVNAALFTAFRHLPRHEGETSTPVGALINASALLPFNRAFFHYAGSLTTPPCSEGLQWFVMKNPIQLSDSQIAAFERLPHLNPNNRPVQPLNGRDVGLQSAH from the coding sequence ATGTCATACAACCGCACCCTCTCCGTGCGCGCCCTTCGGGGCGTGTTGCTGTCCTCGTTGTTCGTCGTCACCCCCGCCCTCGCCGAGGAGGCGCACTGGGGCTATGCGCAGACCGTGGACCCCGAGCACTGGGGTGAGGTCGCCGGCGGCGCGCAGTGTTCCACGGGCGCCCAGCAATCCCCCGTGGCGCTGTCGACCTCCGAGTCCACGCACACGAACGTGCAGGCGCCCAGCTTCCACTATGGCACCAGCCTGGTGCGCATGGTGAACAACGGCCACACGGTGCAGTTCAACTACGACGTGGGCAGCACGCTGCGCCTGGGCCACCAGGAGTACAAGCTGGCGCAGTTCCACTTCCACACCCCCAGCGAGCACACCCAGAACGGCGAGCACTACCCGCTCGAGGTGCACCTGGTGCACACCGACGCGGCGGGGACGCCGAAGGTCGTGGTGGGCGTGCTCATCGAGGAGGGCTTGGTGAACGCGGCGCTCTTCACCGCCTTCCGCCACCTGCCCCGCCACGAGGGTGAGACGAGCACGCCGGTGGGCGCGCTCATCAACGCCAGCGCGCTCCTGCCGTTCAACCGCGCGTTCTTCCATTACGCCGGCTCACTCACCACGCCCCCGTGCAGCGAGGGGCTCCAGTGGTTCGTGATGAAGAACCCCATCCAGCTGTCCGACTCGCAGATCGCCGCCTTCGAGCGACTGCCGCACCTCAACCCGAACAACCGCCCCGTGCAGCCGTTGAACGGCCGAGACGTGGGGCTCCAGTCCGCGCACTGA
- a CDS encoding alpha/beta fold hydrolase — MHRCLTVVVMSLALSSGCASSSRAAAPVAEAPCSGARLDIDGHGIWVNSQGTGSPAVVFESGFGNDSSVWASLEKQVREKGFRTFVYDRAGMGRSTLDASSGYSLDNDARILGTALARCGLEGPLVVVGHSYGGAIGLVLAETHRNVQGVVLLDAVVPGVWPPEEVEKNLIVMRGQYDEIRKQAPQLAQVAIPWAEAMPKTAQRLDALVLPESLPIIDIVAANGQNTPESTAIWRAAHERFAAASAKRTYILAEGSSHKVMNDKEPMVLEAIATLVGGAR, encoded by the coding sequence ATGCACAGATGCCTCACCGTCGTCGTGATGAGTCTGGCCTTGTCGAGCGGGTGTGCTTCCTCGTCACGCGCCGCCGCGCCCGTGGCCGAGGCGCCGTGCAGCGGGGCTCGGCTGGACATCGATGGCCACGGAATCTGGGTGAACAGCCAGGGCACAGGCAGCCCCGCGGTCGTGTTCGAGTCCGGCTTCGGGAATGACTCCTCCGTCTGGGCCTCGCTCGAGAAGCAGGTCCGTGAGAAGGGCTTCCGGACCTTCGTCTACGACAGGGCGGGGATGGGCAGGAGCACCCTCGACGCCTCGTCCGGATACAGCCTCGACAACGATGCTCGAATCCTGGGCACCGCGCTGGCGCGCTGCGGACTGGAGGGGCCCCTGGTGGTGGTGGGCCACTCGTACGGCGGCGCCATCGGCCTCGTGCTCGCGGAGACACACCGCAACGTCCAGGGCGTGGTGCTGCTGGACGCGGTGGTGCCGGGAGTGTGGCCGCCAGAGGAGGTGGAGAAGAATCTCATTGTCATGCGTGGCCAGTACGACGAAATCCGGAAGCAGGCGCCACAGCTGGCCCAGGTCGCCATCCCCTGGGCGGAGGCGATGCCGAAGACGGCCCAGCGGCTCGACGCCCTCGTGCTCCCCGAGTCGTTGCCCATCATCGACATCGTCGCGGCGAATGGACAGAACACCCCGGAGAGCACGGCGATATGGCGGGCGGCCCACGAGCGGTTCGCCGCCGCCTCGGCGAAGCGGACGTACATCCTCGCCGAGGGGAGCTCTCACAAGGTCATGAACGACAAGGAGCCGATGGTGCTGGAGGCCATCGCCACCCTGGTGGGCGGCGCCCGCTAG
- a CDS encoding RNA polymerase sigma factor has protein sequence MPTPPQALPAPDGAEPLDFERVHAQHAAFVWRTLRRMGVREADLEDVCQEAFLVVHRRLPEFDPRAPVAAWLFGICMRLASDHRKRAHVRRETSVAETPDEARPPEQLESVARTQARARLDRILDALDEDKRAVFVLFEIEQWTMADVAQAVGCPVQTAYARLYAARKQVQEAVARLQGGER, from the coding sequence ATGCCCACACCTCCCCAGGCCCTGCCCGCTCCCGATGGGGCGGAACCGCTCGACTTCGAGCGGGTGCATGCCCAGCACGCGGCCTTCGTGTGGCGCACGCTGCGGCGCATGGGCGTGAGGGAGGCGGACCTGGAGGACGTCTGCCAGGAGGCGTTCCTGGTGGTCCATCGCCGCCTCCCCGAGTTCGACCCACGCGCGCCCGTGGCCGCGTGGCTCTTCGGCATCTGCATGCGGTTGGCCTCGGACCACCGCAAGCGCGCGCACGTCCGGCGGGAGACCTCCGTCGCCGAGACTCCCGACGAGGCGCGTCCCCCCGAGCAGCTCGAGTCCGTGGCGCGCACGCAGGCCCGGGCCCGGTTGGACCGCATCCTGGATGCGCTCGACGAGGACAAGCGGGCGGTGTTCGTCCTCTTCGAAATCGAGCAGTGGACCATGGCCGACGTGGCCCAGGCGGTGGGGTGCCCCGTGCAGACCGCGTATGCGCGGCTGTACGCTGCGCGCAAGCAGGTCCAGGAGGCCGTGGCCCGGTTGCAAGGAGGCGAGAGATGA
- a CDS encoding NmrA family NAD(P)-binding protein, giving the protein MRRHPTVLVTAATGRQGGATARALLAEGSTSVRVLVRDPEAPNARALAAAGAEIAVGDLDDLPSLRAACAGTRAVFSMQSPIVSATGVDFSKEVQQGKNLIEAALAEGVETFVHTATSGVGDHRHIEGWAEGRWKEHEVYWENKLATCERVRGAGFKHWTLILPATFMDHAMLDTSAFVDGHRWVTVLEADRPIPWIAPEDVGNASAAALLNPTRFHGVTLQLAGDVLTPRQLAEVLSRVDGKTYTVQSSSIEQAIAAGLHPGVARGLTYMNVAPVLARPELAQALGLTLMRFEPWLRQRRVEAATHVAGP; this is encoded by the coding sequence ATGCGTCGTCACCCGACTGTCCTCGTCACCGCCGCCACGGGGCGACAGGGCGGAGCCACGGCGCGAGCGCTGCTGGCGGAAGGCAGCACCTCGGTGCGCGTCCTGGTCCGCGATCCGGAGGCCCCCAATGCCCGGGCCCTCGCGGCGGCAGGGGCCGAAATCGCGGTGGGAGACCTGGACGACCTCCCGTCACTGCGCGCCGCCTGCGCGGGGACCCGAGCGGTCTTCTCCATGCAGTCCCCCATCGTCTCCGCGACGGGCGTCGACTTCAGCAAGGAGGTCCAGCAGGGCAAGAACCTCATCGAGGCCGCGCTGGCCGAGGGCGTCGAGACCTTCGTGCACACCGCGACGTCCGGCGTCGGGGACCACCGCCACATCGAGGGTTGGGCGGAGGGCCGCTGGAAGGAGCACGAGGTGTACTGGGAGAACAAGCTCGCCACCTGCGAGCGCGTCCGGGGCGCCGGCTTCAAGCACTGGACGCTCATCCTGCCCGCCACCTTCATGGACCACGCCATGCTGGACACCTCCGCCTTCGTCGATGGGCACCGGTGGGTGACGGTGCTCGAGGCGGACCGGCCCATCCCCTGGATTGCCCCGGAGGACGTGGGGAACGCGTCCGCGGCGGCGCTCCTGAATCCCACGCGGTTCCATGGCGTCACGCTGCAGCTCGCGGGCGACGTGCTCACGCCCCGACAGCTGGCCGAGGTCCTCTCCCGCGTCGATGGGAAGACATACACCGTCCAGTCCAGCAGCATCGAGCAGGCCATCGCCGCGGGCCTGCATCCCGGCGTGGCGAGAGGGCTGACCTACATGAACGTCGCCCCGGTGCTCGCCCGACCCGAGCTCGCGCAAGCCCTCGGGCTCACGCTCATGCGCTTCGAGCCCTGGTTGCGTCAGCGCCGTGTCGAGGCAGCGACACACGTTGCGGGCCCTTGA
- a CDS encoding SDR family oxidoreductase, with protein MTTNIQGKVVAITGASSGIGEAAARLLAQQGAKVVLGARRKERLEVLAAELKAAGGEARVRALDVTKREDVEGFVRFTVEEFGRLDVLINNAGVMPLSLLEMLKVDEWDRMIDVNIRGVLHGIAAALPVMKRQKAGQVINVSSIGGHAVSPTAAVYCATKFAVLAISEGLRQEVGGDIRVTVISPGVTTSELAESISDSNARDVMREFRKVAIPADAVARSIAYAISQPADVDVSEIIIRPTASPY; from the coding sequence ATGACGACGAACATCCAGGGCAAGGTGGTGGCCATCACCGGAGCGAGCAGTGGAATCGGCGAGGCGGCGGCCCGCCTGCTTGCCCAGCAGGGCGCGAAGGTGGTGCTGGGCGCGCGCCGCAAGGAGCGGCTGGAGGTGCTGGCCGCGGAGCTGAAGGCGGCGGGCGGCGAGGCGCGGGTGCGCGCGTTGGACGTGACGAAGCGCGAGGACGTGGAGGGCTTCGTGCGCTTCACGGTGGAGGAGTTCGGGCGGCTGGACGTGCTCATCAACAACGCGGGGGTGATGCCGCTGTCGCTGCTGGAGATGCTGAAGGTGGACGAGTGGGACCGGATGATCGACGTGAACATCCGGGGCGTGCTGCATGGCATCGCCGCGGCGCTGCCGGTGATGAAGCGGCAGAAGGCGGGGCAGGTCATCAACGTGTCGTCCATCGGAGGGCACGCGGTGAGCCCGACGGCGGCGGTGTACTGCGCCACGAAGTTCGCGGTGCTGGCCATCTCCGAGGGGCTGCGCCAGGAGGTGGGCGGGGACATTCGCGTGACGGTCATCTCGCCGGGGGTCACCACGTCCGAGCTGGCGGAGAGCATCAGCGACTCCAACGCGCGCGACGTGATGCGCGAGTTCCGCAAGGTGGCGATCCCCGCCGACGCCGTCGCCCGCTCCATCGCCTACGCCATCAGCCAGCCGGCGGACGTGGACGTCAGCGAAATCATCATCCGCCCCACCGCGAGCCCGTACTGA
- a CDS encoding AraC family transcriptional regulator, which translates to MKRAPPPAPAPNPSLAALATLLERHTPTDGIHATAIPRLSLIRASEPTPELHALQAAALCIVAQGRKQVLLGDDVYVYGTDQCLVASMDLHVTGQVIEATPDKPYLCFRLDLEPGQLSSLMMEAALDAPEDRGVARGLALGPVGTPLLDATSRLVRLLETPRDIPVLAPLITREILYRLLSGENTARLRRIALGDSRLDAIARAIHWLKAHYAAPLRIEDLARTVHMSPSALHHHFKSVTAMSPLQYQKQLRLQEARRLMLSEALDAAMAGHSVGYESPSQFSREYSRMFGAPPSRDIARLRESLGAVQ; encoded by the coding sequence ATGAAGCGCGCCCCTCCTCCAGCGCCCGCCCCGAATCCCAGCCTGGCCGCGCTGGCGACGCTCCTCGAGCGCCACACGCCCACGGACGGCATCCACGCCACCGCCATCCCCCGGCTCTCGCTCATCCGCGCCTCCGAGCCCACCCCGGAGCTCCACGCGCTGCAGGCCGCCGCGCTGTGCATCGTCGCGCAGGGCCGCAAGCAGGTGCTGCTCGGTGACGACGTGTATGTCTATGGGACGGACCAGTGCCTGGTCGCCTCCATGGACCTCCACGTCACCGGACAGGTCATCGAGGCGACGCCGGACAAGCCCTACCTCTGCTTCCGGTTGGACCTGGAGCCCGGCCAGCTGAGCAGCCTGATGATGGAGGCGGCGCTGGACGCGCCCGAGGACCGCGGCGTGGCCCGGGGGCTCGCGCTGGGCCCGGTGGGGACGCCGCTGTTGGACGCGACATCGCGGCTGGTGCGGCTCCTGGAGACCCCGCGCGACATCCCCGTGCTCGCGCCGCTCATCACCCGGGAGATTCTCTACCGCCTGTTGTCCGGGGAGAACACCGCGAGGCTGCGGCGCATCGCCCTGGGCGACAGCCGCCTGGACGCCATCGCCCGCGCCATCCACTGGCTCAAGGCGCACTACGCGGCGCCCCTGCGAATCGAAGACCTGGCGCGCACCGTCCACATGAGCCCGTCCGCGCTCCACCACCACTTCAAGTCCGTGACGGCGATGAGCCCCCTGCAGTACCAGAAGCAGCTGCGCCTGCAGGAGGCCCGTCGCCTGATGCTCTCCGAAGCCCTGGACGCGGCGATGGCCGGGCACTCCGTGGGCTACGAGAGCCCGTCCCAGTTCAGCCGCGAGTACAGCCGGATGTTCGGCGCGCCTCCGTCGCGGGACATCGCACGGCTCCGCGAGTCGCTCGGAGCCGTGCAATGA